DNA from Malus sylvestris chromosome 11, drMalSylv7.2, whole genome shotgun sequence:
TCTGAACCaaaaagctttttttttcctGTCTCTGCCATTTATTGACGAAGGCGTCTTTGGTTATGTGTTAGCAATTGTGACACaatcaaaagcactttcaagtaCACCCTTCTTGTTGGACACAGTAGGTTGGCTCATAGATACACCAGTCGTTGAAGTTATATATTGATTAACTTGTTCTGTACTACCATTCTCACTGGTTCTGGATGTTTCTGTTTGTTCGATGCAATTTGTTCAAGAAATGGTAGCTTCTTGTCCATTTTCATCCCTTGTTTCTGTTTCCTATAGTCCCTTCTCGtaattttctgatttctttGTTTGGCTTTGGTTTACAAATTAAATGCATTTACAATATCCGTTACGAACTTTTTATGGAAATGATTACTGGAAACTCTTGAAACTTTTTGTACAAATGTTTGCTGGAATTCTTTAACTAACTGTCCTCCTTGTATCGCAGAAGAATAGAGCCTGAAGAAATGAGCTTCATCTTTTTGTTCGTAGAAGAATAGAGCTTGAAGCGCTATAATAGGATGTGCAACACAAAGCTTTTGTTAGGTTTCTGACTGTCGACTTCCATTACATCTGCATGTTTTGAACAGCCTGCTAATATCTCTGTGAAATCCTGGTTGTTAGATCAGTTTCGTTTTTGGAAATCAACGCATGTAAATTTGTTCGGAGTTTTCCTCGGTTCTGTTTATCGTTTCTTGATCGGCACCAACATCCTTAAAAGTGAattacaacacaaatcaaaatgcAAGTTTACAGGGTTTCTAATTGATGCAGATCTAGTTATTTTTTCCTGCTTATTTAGTCCGATTATTCAGTTTAGTAGATTGTATTGTATGACCAGATGCGATTTAACGTTATAGCTAGCATAAGTGGTTGAAACTTGAGAGCAACGTCCTCCCCGAAGGCCGGGTTCACTAAGTTAAGTTTAGTCGTGGGTTTTTACAGTTTGTGGCTGTTCAAGAGAATTACTTACATATTATACAGAAACAGCTCCATGAACATGTCCTGAATCCAAAGTCTAAAAGCTTCTTCATAGAAGACGAGAGAGCAATCAGGGTTTAATTCTTTTGGCCATTTCTTTCCGAAGGTGAAGGACCCTCTCTAAATTGCCCTTCTCCAAGTGGCTGGAAATCAGGGTCTCATATGTACATACACTCGGGGCTATCGAACGATCTTTCATGATTCCAATATACTTTTCTGCTTCCTCCGGTTTCCCTGTTTGGCAGAAGCTCGTTATCAAGGATGCAAAAACCGAAATTCCAGGAGACAGCGACCTCGACTCCATCTCATAGTAGAGCTTGACAACTTCCTGAATGTCACCTTTTCTCTCAAACCCGTTGATCAGATGGGAGTACGTAATCTCGTCGGGTACAAACCCTTTATCTAACAGGGTAGTTAACATTTCATTGGCATGCTCTGCATCTCCAGTTTCACACAACTTTCCAACCATCTCGTTGAAGGACGAACAACTAGGGATGAACCCGCTCTCCATCATCTTCTTCAAGTAACTCGTGCTTGCTTCCGCTCTTCCGGCTTTGGAACATCCTTCAATAAGAAGATTATAACTCTCGTCATACGGCTTTAAATCCATAGTTTCCATCTCGTGCATCATGCATTGTGCTTCGTCAATTCGTCCTCCTTCACAATGAGCTCCTATAAACAAGGTACAGATGAAAGAGTTTGGTCGAAAACCTCTCTTAAGCATTTCTTCATACACCTCCCGTGCGGAGTTTACATCTCCTAGTTTAACCTTAGCGCTTACAATCAATGAGTATGCAATTGTATCAAGAACCATATTTCTTTGCAACATTTTCTTCAATACCACCATTCCTTGCTCAACCCTACCCTCCTCCAAAATCCCGAAAACTAAACTAGTATTCGCAACCACGGAAGGCGAGCATCTCTTCCCATGAATCCTGTCCAGCATGTCAACACATTTCCTCAACTTCCCTTCCTTGCACAAAGCATCAACCAAGATTTTAATCGTCTCTTCGTTCGGGTACCTTCTTTTTTCGATCATATGCTCATAAATCTGCCAAACCAGAGCAGTCCGGTCAGATTTTTCGACAACACGAAGCAATGTGTTGTAACTTATGAGACTCAAAGGCAACCCACGTTCCCCCAAATAACAACAAACATCAAAACCAGTCTCAAACATTCTCAGCTTAGCATAAGCCCGCACCAGCAAATCAAACACAAACGGACTCGAAGCCGCGACCTCATAACTACTAAGCAACGAATCCACAACCGAATACTTCGAAGGATTTCCGACATTTTTCTTCAAAACCGATTCGAGCAATGCCCTTGCATCCATGAGCAGCCTGGCTCTGGCTAAAATATGAATGGTTATGGAGTAGGACCAAACCCCGTGTTCGAAATCTTTGCTGTGAGCTGCCCAGTGGAAGAAACCCAGAGCACGTTTCGCATCGATGGGTTCCTTCAGTGCTAGCAGCACACTCTCGACGAGCTCTCCGTCCAATTTAACGGACTCGAACTTTGTGGACAGAGTGTCCCAATTGCAGCTGCTTCTGAACGAGTCGCGGATGGATTTGACGACGTCATTTGGCGGCCCTGAGTTTGTGTGGATCAGTTGGGTTTTCTGATTGATGGGTTTGGGAATTAAAGATTGTGCAATTCGACGCAGCAGAGAAGCCATGTAATACAGAGATGAAGTCGTTCAGTTCTGTAAATTTCATGTACCTTCGAAAACCACAGAGGCGTGCCAATAGATGAGAATCCTTTCCGGattccggatcctctttgtaaagATACCGGAGATCTTTTAATCATATTTCGTTCATCATGTATCATGCCATCATTTTTTGTTAAAcacattaaataaaaaaattaacaataatttctgaccgcatgatatacgatgaatgaatGTGATTAGATGATTCCCGGATCCTCACAAACGGGATCCAAAAAGGATGCTTATTGGTGCCAATACCCAACAGGCAATGCCCGGCACTTGGCTAAAAAAAGTCCTGCTATTATGGTCTAATTCTAGTTACTACCATCCACTCATAATGTGGCTTTACTCAATTTTCACTGTTGGTGTAAATAGAttgatgtattaaaaaaaatcacttttaacTATTTGAAAATTATTACGACATTTCTCCATCTATTTATTTGAATAGAATTGGAAACTCAAGACATTacatactttttcttttcttataaaAGAATATATTTGGACTAAGTTACATGATGTTCAGCCATAATAAATTGATATCGAACTCATCATTCACAAAAGTTAACTCAAGACATaccacttataagtgagaaatattgagaaattgtagtacttttttttattataaatgatattgttaagggaattttaacgaaaagcttccggtactgtttattttaacgaaaaaccacatttttacactaagaagttaatcttggtactattcactttaccctttattttgtttttatcgttcaaactcaaaattttcaaaccattttcattagttttccttattattaATCGAAACTACAATCAAGGGAGGGGATAGTTTTTAAAGCCATGACGCAATAGATTGAATAGGAAGCTCTATCCACTGATTAGAGCAATCTATCATTTGCTGGAAACCATCTACACTTCTCGTGAAGTGGGTAAATGGTGTGATTATCATACATATGTTTACCAATTTTTTCAGtacatatatttgtatatgcattTCTTTTATACGAGACGATGGTGGTATTATTATTACAATAAGCAAGAAAGATTTCAATCGTCAATGAAAGCACTCTAGATTAAATTTGGAGCAGTCTTAAACAGGGCTGGCTCTGAGTGTAGTCCAAGTAAGCGCCCGTCTAAGGCCTCCACTCGGATGGGTTCCCAAAATTTTTAATATCCTgtaattaacatataaatacaaaaaataaaaaataaaaaaaatcataatttaatttttggtcCAGTGGAAATGTTtgacttcctttttcttttgggtgTTGAGTTTGAAACATGGAGTTGCTTTTTTAGggactatttttattttttatttttttaaaaaataaaatttactcCCATTCCATTTGTCCAAatgcatataaagttataaattCTAGTCCCcttgcaatctttttttttttccttcaactttCCAATCACTCTATTTCTATCGAATGTTTAAATCAACTTTCACCTGATCTTGAAGATTGTATTtgaaggtaatcaaaactttgaatttatattttgcttttcaataattttttattcaattgaTTATTTTAATAATCGGCTGGTTAGTGTTATGttgattttaaaaagaaaaaaaaaagcacaagagaaacaattggcgttattgaatttattatactcgtcaatcaagttttattgttctttaCTCTCTTGATCATCAAGTTCTATTGTTCTTCACTCTTAATCTTAGACTCTTAACCGCAAAACATTTAGTATATTTGCGTCAAAAAACGTGAGACATGTAATATATTAATTTAAGCAATGTTTTATACGATGTGGAaatatttaagtaatgtttgtatatttatcttcttttgatattaaattttaatggtatttgatgtgaaaatagaattttttatatattcagCGAATTCTTTTTATACATATCAATATACAAAGAACTGAGAATAAAAAAACTTTAGGACCCCACTTCAAAGACTCTCTTAGAGCTCCTAAATTCTGGCCTTGGCCTTCAACTATGTGACCCTACTGTAATGTCCTTTGCCACCCACCAACCTCAGAGCAGAATAATCAAACACTTACAAAACcagaatttatgaattttcgttAAATTGGGTTTTATTTCCAATCCTCTACACAATGTGTTGATGAACCAACCAAAACCGAGGTCAGATGGAATTGCGAATGATGCTTTCTATCACTTTCTTGTCTACTCTTTAATTTCCAGAATTATATGACTTGATTGTTATATGATTTGCCTTTTTAATAGAAGATCTTCCCATACATGCATgaatagaaaaaagaaaacttcGAAGAGTAAAATAATGGGATCGATcgattataaattaattaattgtagTATGAAAAAAGATCGGTGTTACATTAGATTCAGACATTTATCGaaaatgaaacatatatattattgtaCATAAAAAAGGGACGTGTAAACAACAATAGACTAACCAAATCATACTTTATCAGTAAATCTACAAAAAAACAACTTAATTAAAGAACTGCAGCAGGTTGAACCATATCATTCCAAAGGTCCTCCAAGTCTATC
Protein-coding regions in this window:
- the LOC126588543 gene encoding pentatricopeptide repeat-containing protein At1g66345, mitochondrial, with the translated sequence MASLLRRIAQSLIPKPINQKTQLIHTNSGPPNDVVKSIRDSFRSSCNWDTLSTKFESVKLDGELVESVLLALKEPIDAKRALGFFHWAAHSKDFEHGVWSYSITIHILARARLLMDARALLESVLKKNVGNPSKYSVVDSLLSSYEVAASSPFVFDLLVRAYAKLRMFETGFDVCCYLGERGLPLSLISYNTLLRVVEKSDRTALVWQIYEHMIEKRRYPNEETIKILVDALCKEGKLRKCVDMLDRIHGKRCSPSVVANTSLVFGILEEGRVEQGMVVLKKMLQRNMVLDTIAYSLIVSAKVKLGDVNSAREVYEEMLKRGFRPNSFICTLFIGAHCEGGRIDEAQCMMHEMETMDLKPYDESYNLLIEGCSKAGRAEASTSYLKKMMESGFIPSCSSFNEMVGKLCETGDAEHANEMLTTLLDKGFVPDEITYSHLINGFERKGDIQEVVKLYYEMESRSLSPGISVFASLITSFCQTGKPEEAEKYIGIMKDRSIAPSVCTYETLISSHLEKGNLERVLHLRKEMAKRIKP